The Candidatus Polarisedimenticolaceae bacterium genome has a window encoding:
- a CDS encoding SDR family oxidoreductase has product AADVASAVVFLVGEGASYITGATLDVNGGMYM; this is encoded by the coding sequence CCGCGGCCGATGTCGCCTCGGCGGTGGTGTTCCTCGTGGGAGAGGGGGCGTCCTACATCACGGGCGCCACCCTGGACGTCAACGGCGGCATGTACATGTAG
- the fabF gene encoding beta-ketoacyl-ACP synthase II, translating into MRRRVVLTGIGLVTPLGLDRASTWEGLVAGRSGIGPLTRFDASAFSCRFAGEVRGFDVEKYVERKEARKMDVFIHYAIAAAKEAVDDAQLPIEGAGAERVGVYIGSGIGGLRLLEATHQELIERGPRRISPFFIPGMILNLASGQVSILLGAKGPNLAIATACATGTHAIGESFRLIREGYADAMITGGTEDPLSPLAVGGFCSMRALSTRNDEPQRASRPFDAERDGFVMGEGAGVVVLEEREAAVARGARIYAEIIGYGLTGDAYHISAPSEDGDGAIRAMRMALQDAGMPPSEVDYINAHGTSTPTGDRIETLAVKAVFGDHARKVAFGSTKSMTGHLLGAAGGLETAVVALAIHEDVIPPTINYENPDPECDLDCVPNTARRTTVRLALNNSFGFGGTNATLLLRKHEA; encoded by the coding sequence ATGCGACGCCGGGTCGTTCTGACCGGGATCGGGCTCGTCACGCCGCTCGGCCTCGACCGCGCCTCCACGTGGGAGGGGCTCGTGGCCGGGCGCAGCGGCATCGGTCCCCTCACGAGGTTCGACGCCTCCGCCTTCTCCTGCCGTTTCGCGGGGGAGGTTCGGGGCTTCGACGTGGAGAAGTACGTCGAGCGCAAGGAAGCGCGGAAGATGGACGTCTTCATCCACTACGCGATCGCCGCCGCGAAGGAGGCGGTCGACGACGCGCAGCTGCCGATCGAGGGCGCGGGCGCGGAACGCGTCGGCGTGTACATCGGCTCGGGGATCGGCGGCCTGCGCCTGCTCGAGGCGACCCATCAGGAGCTCATCGAGCGCGGCCCGCGCCGCATCTCGCCCTTCTTCATTCCCGGCATGATCCTCAACCTCGCCTCCGGCCAGGTTTCGATCCTGCTCGGGGCGAAGGGGCCCAACCTCGCGATCGCCACCGCGTGCGCGACGGGGACCCATGCGATCGGCGAGTCGTTCCGCCTCATTCGCGAGGGGTACGCCGACGCGATGATCACCGGCGGCACCGAAGACCCCTTGAGTCCGCTGGCGGTCGGAGGGTTCTGCTCCATGCGCGCGCTGTCGACCCGCAACGACGAGCCGCAGCGCGCGAGCCGCCCCTTCGACGCCGAGCGCGACGGCTTCGTGATGGGGGAGGGCGCCGGCGTGGTCGTCCTCGAGGAACGCGAGGCGGCGGTCGCGCGCGGCGCGCGAATCTACGCGGAGATCATCGGCTACGGCCTGACCGGCGACGCCTACCACATCTCCGCGCCGAGCGAGGACGGGGACGGCGCGATCCGCGCGATGCGCATGGCGCTGCAGGACGCCGGAATGCCGCCTTCCGAGGTCGACTACATCAACGCGCACGGCACCTCGACCCCGACGGGGGATCGCATCGAGACGCTCGCGGTGAAGGCCGTGTTCGGCGACCACGCCCGAAAGGTCGCCTTCGGCTCCACGAAGTCGATGACCGGGCACCTGCTCGGCGCCGCCGGGGGCCTCGAGACGGCCGTCGTCGCCCTCGCCATTCACGAGGACGTGATCCCGCCGACGATCAACTACGAGAACCCCGACCCCGAGTGCGATCTCGACTGCGTGCCGAACACGGCGCGTCGCACGACGGTCCGTCTCGCGCTGAACAACAGCTTCGGGTTCGGGGGCACGAACGCGACCCTGCTCCTGCGCAAGCACGAGGCCTGA
- the acpP gene encoding acyl carrier protein encodes MASVEEKVKNIIVEQLGVDAEEVKPEAHFVDDLGADSLDVVELVMALEEEFGLEIPDEDAEKITTVKQAIEYIEAKGK; translated from the coding sequence ATGGCTTCCGTCGAAGAAAAGGTCAAGAACATCATCGTGGAGCAGCTCGGCGTCGATGCCGAAGAGGTGAAGCCCGAGGCTCACTTCGTCGACGATCTGGGCGCCGATTCGCTCGACGTCGTCGAGCTCGTCATGGCACTCGAGGAGGAGTTCGGCCTCGAGATCCCCGACGAGGACGCCGAGAAGATCACCACGGTGAAGCAGGCGATCGAATACATCGAAGCCAAGGGCAAGTAG